A region of Flavobacterium album DNA encodes the following proteins:
- a CDS encoding GIN domain-containing protein — MKKFLPVVIALLFATTAFAQKREKIKGSKTVTVTQKEVQAFENLEVEDNLEVFLVKGENQALEIEADDNLHEAIMAEVKGGTLRIYTSKEITGAKKLSVRVIYNDNLKSVTVKHETVLNALTDLEVPSITIKALDFAKCFLNVKAGSFTLQMNDKTKGELNLKAETSVVELSKNAELKALIASPAVKFDMYQKTKAVIEGDAANVQLRVDNNASFTGKKFTAKTMELTAEGYTTTNVMVTDLISISASGKSETELFGKPKVEVKNFADSAVLYKKEQ; from the coding sequence ATGAAAAAATTTCTTCCGGTGGTAATAGCGCTGCTTTTTGCCACAACCGCATTCGCGCAAAAAAGAGAAAAAATAAAAGGATCCAAAACGGTAACCGTAACCCAAAAGGAAGTCCAGGCTTTTGAAAACCTTGAGGTGGAAGACAACCTTGAAGTATTCCTTGTAAAGGGTGAAAACCAAGCGCTGGAAATAGAGGCCGACGACAACCTGCATGAGGCTATAATGGCCGAAGTGAAAGGCGGTACCCTGCGCATCTACACCTCAAAGGAAATAACAGGAGCCAAAAAACTGAGCGTAAGAGTTATCTATAACGATAATCTAAAGTCGGTTACTGTAAAACACGAGACGGTACTGAACGCGCTCACTGACCTTGAAGTGCCTTCCATTACCATAAAAGCGCTGGACTTTGCCAAATGCTTTTTGAATGTGAAAGCAGGCAGCTTTACACTTCAAATGAACGACAAGACCAAAGGTGAACTGAACCTGAAGGCGGAGACTTCTGTAGTGGAACTGAGCAAAAATGCGGAATTGAAAGCCCTGATTGCCAGCCCTGCTGTGAAATTCGACATGTACCAGAAAACGAAAGCTGTTATTGAAGGCGATGCTGCCAATGTGCAATTGCGGGTAGACAACAACGCTTCCTTTACAGGGAAAAAATTCACGGCAAAAACCATGGAGCTTACCGCGGAAGGCTACACTACCACCAATGTAATGGTGACCGACCTGATAAGCATTTCGGCTTCGGGGAAATCGGAAACGGAATTATTCGGGAAGCCGAAAGTAGAGGTTAAGAATTTTGCCGACAGCGCGGTTCTTTATAAGAAGGAGCAGTAG
- the trxB gene encoding thioredoxin-disulfide reductase, which translates to MSDTIEKIKCLIIGSGPAGYTAAIYAARADMNPVLYTGMEPGGQLTTTTEVDNFPGYPEGIDGPTMMVQLQQQAERFGTQVRIGMATAVEFSKEPGGWHKVIIDGNKEVHAHTVIISTGATAKYLGLPSEQRLRGGGVSACAVCDGFFYRNQDVAIVGAGDTAAEEATYLSNICKSVTMLVRKDVMRASKAMQHRVANTANLKVLYNSEVDEVIGDQVVEGLRIVNNVTGEKQEIAITGLFIAIGHKPNTDIFKGQLDMDETGYLITQGKSTKTNLPGVFASGDVQDKEYRQAITAAGSGCMAALDAERYLATLESH; encoded by the coding sequence ATGTCAGATACTATAGAAAAGATAAAATGCCTTATCATCGGTTCAGGGCCTGCGGGCTATACCGCAGCGATCTACGCAGCGCGGGCCGATATGAACCCTGTATTATATACCGGTATGGAGCCTGGGGGCCAGCTTACCACAACGACCGAAGTTGACAACTTTCCGGGTTACCCTGAAGGTATCGACGGGCCTACCATGATGGTGCAGCTGCAGCAGCAGGCTGAGCGTTTCGGTACACAAGTACGCATCGGTATGGCTACAGCAGTTGAGTTTAGCAAAGAACCGGGCGGATGGCACAAAGTGATCATAGACGGTAATAAAGAAGTGCATGCACACACAGTAATTATCTCTACAGGGGCTACGGCAAAATACCTTGGCCTTCCAAGCGAGCAGCGCCTAAGAGGTGGTGGCGTTTCGGCCTGTGCAGTGTGCGACGGTTTCTTTTACCGCAACCAGGATGTAGCGATCGTAGGGGCAGGGGATACCGCAGCCGAAGAAGCTACCTACCTTTCCAATATCTGCAAAAGCGTTACTATGCTTGTGCGCAAGGATGTCATGAGGGCATCCAAGGCAATGCAGCACCGCGTTGCGAATACAGCCAACCTTAAAGTGCTTTACAACAGCGAAGTGGATGAGGTTATCGGCGACCAGGTGGTGGAAGGCCTTCGGATCGTAAATAATGTTACAGGCGAAAAACAGGAAATAGCTATTACAGGACTGTTCATTGCTATTGGGCATAAGCCAAATACCGACATCTTCAAAGGCCAGCTGGATATGGATGAGACCGGTTACCTGATTACTCAGGGCAAGTCGACCAAAACCAACCTTCCTGGAGTGTTCGCTTCCGGCGACGTACAGGACAAAGAATACCGCCAGGCCATTACCGCCGCGGGTTCAGGATGTATGGCCGCATTAGATGCAGAGCGTTACTTAGCGACTCTGGAGAGCCATTAA
- a CDS encoding lipocalin family protein, with protein MKFKNLMLALAVTLMLASCGEKKEGDAAKEGTEAAAKTEEAKTEETPAADAKTMITKTWIIEEMDPTAMIAKEPKEKQEEMKKKMAETMAKVKGNMIYEFKADGRFAMTIKDTKDITTEGTWSISDDGKTLTMAADTEKDKKEEVNVLTLTDDKLDIQMKSEPDMIMKFVAKK; from the coding sequence ATGAAATTTAAAAATTTAATGCTTGCACTTGCTGTAACTCTGATGTTAGCATCTTGCGGCGAAAAGAAAGAAGGCGATGCTGCAAAAGAAGGAACTGAAGCTGCTGCCAAAACGGAAGAAGCCAAAACGGAAGAAACCCCTGCAGCTGATGCCAAAACCATGATCACTAAGACATGGATAATCGAGGAGATGGACCCTACAGCAATGATCGCTAAAGAGCCGAAAGAAAAGCAGGAGGAAATGAAAAAGAAGATGGCTGAAACTATGGCTAAAGTGAAGGGCAACATGATCTATGAATTCAAAGCCGATGGCAGGTTCGCCATGACGATAAAAGATACAAAAGACATAACAACCGAAGGTACATGGAGCATTAGTGATGATGGTAAAACCCTTACAATGGCTGCCGACACTGAAAAGGATAAAAAAGAGGAAGTAAATGTGCTGACTCTTACAGACGACAAGCTTGATATCCAGATGAAATCAGAGCCTGATATGATCATGAAGTTCGTTGCCAAAAAGTAA
- a CDS encoding VOC family protein, with product MQKIMPFLWLDANLNEVVDYYTSIFKSSKVTSSNKTPDGNLMTASIEIEEQPFMLLSGGTHFKFNESVSFMVRCETQQEVDHYWNSLTADGGQESMCGWLKDKYGLSWQITPTVLLDLMSAGGEGGQRVMQAMMQMRKIDIAKIEEAYNW from the coding sequence ATGCAAAAAATAATGCCTTTTTTATGGCTCGATGCCAATCTCAATGAAGTGGTAGACTATTATACCTCCATCTTTAAAAGCTCGAAGGTGACCAGCTCGAACAAAACGCCCGATGGTAATCTGATGACCGCCTCTATAGAAATAGAAGAACAGCCGTTTATGCTGCTCAGTGGCGGAACCCATTTTAAATTCAATGAATCGGTATCCTTTATGGTGCGCTGCGAAACACAGCAGGAAGTCGATCATTACTGGAACAGCCTTACTGCCGACGGCGGCCAGGAAAGCATGTGCGGATGGCTGAAGGACAAGTACGGGCTTTCATGGCAGATAACACCAACCGTGCTCCTGGACCTGATGTCGGCGGGTGGTGAAGGCGGCCAGAGGGTAATGCAGGCCATGATGCAGATGCGGAAAATAGACATTGCTAAAATTGAAGAAGCCTATAATTGGTAA
- a CDS encoding iron chaperone yields MDKPKDIDDYIAGFPEEVQKLLQEVRETVQSTAPDATEKISYGMPTFALNGNLVYFAAFKNHIGFYALPSGTKAFREELATYKTGKGSIQFPFDRPLPLKLIQQIVKFRIAENEEKAKLKKKK; encoded by the coding sequence ATGGACAAGCCAAAAGACATCGACGACTACATAGCCGGATTTCCTGAGGAGGTGCAAAAGCTATTACAGGAAGTCCGGGAAACGGTGCAAAGCACAGCGCCCGATGCTACAGAAAAGATAAGCTACGGCATGCCTACCTTTGCCCTCAATGGCAACCTGGTTTATTTTGCTGCTTTTAAGAACCATATCGGTTTTTATGCGCTACCATCGGGCACAAAAGCATTCCGGGAAGAACTGGCAACATACAAGACAGGCAAGGGGTCTATACAGTTTCCGTTCGACAGGCCGCTGCCTTTAAAGCTGATACAACAGATCGTAAAGTTCAGGATTGCTGAAAATGAGGAAAAGGCAAAGCTAAAGAAGAAAAAGTGA
- a CDS encoding T9SS type B sorting domain-containing protein, which yields MKNITLLCISLFLYTTFSYASAGLTAPPVNDECASATWLTVNTGQSCTSSTAAAFATATVSSQGTTCTTQNGGDIWYQFTATSSNHSISLSNFTGTPQPAVLVLYEGDCATLTQLYCSVNNVINANGLIPGMTYKLRTYYNLASPNNNSGFSICVATLPAPSSSNQTDCLITTINYSFESPPPPAPTTFPVFVNHNAVQGWRTTASDQMMEFWVVPNYENVPSYDGTQFIELNANLVSGVYQDYATPQPTVFNYGFAHRGRQGTDTCQLLAGPPGGPYTSVQTATTGNTAWGYYTGSYTVPAGQTTTRFIFQSVSSVGGASVGNYLDAISFTANNGILSSNPFNMGCGTGTANIAAAGTGTWVAHSDNPSSTVIANPSGNNTSITGFGAQGVYHFDWNTAYCTSTLTINFAGQEPPVPVVADVTYCQGQQADPLTAEAVPGNTLNWYPDDGAGGPPVPSTAATGTTTYYVSQTSPEGCESVAEPITVTVNTATPPVTTFSLPADTCHDGGNITPTTSTGFTSGGQFSSAAGLSIDPATGQINVASSTPGSYTVTYEITEDLSTCRIGGSSTADIIINDTPAVPDVTVTQPACDAPTGTITVNAPVGTGLLYSLDGMNYQPNPVFSGLAGGNYSVYVQNAAGCTSAPDNVTVNASMTTPAVATYNVVQPSCSSSTGTITVTAPTGAGLTYSIDGTTFQSGTSFTGLAGGTDYVVTVQNASGCTSVTNPITINAAPVMPDVPNVSTGQPDCTTPMGSITVESPLNASFTYSIDGTNYQLNPDFTGVTAGNYTVYIKSSTGCISTLSNVVIDASPFTPAAATYTVVQPTCTSATGTINVTAPVGTGYTYSIDGTTFQSGTAFSGLAGNASYTITTKNAAGCVSTSAPVTINPQPAIPEVADVTIVQPVCEIPTGSITINSPVGTAYTYSVNGTSYQASTEFANLAPADYTVYVKNASGCISQLYPATISSAAAAPPIATLQDQHPDCTTSTGTLTVLAPLGEQYTYSIDGVNFQAGTVFSGLNGGSAYSVTVKNALGCTSITVPVAIHTAPVVPTTPTATVVQPSCGDPGSITVNLPLGAGFTYSINGTTFQPNPVFMNPAPGNYTLTVKSSGGCTATSGPYSITPGLAGPGAPVLSVTQATCATPTGSISVVSPIANTLTYSIDGTTYGPGSDFLNLSPGTYTVYVQSPNGCINTQSATIAPQPVTPAPAVAFVTQADCTTGANIVITSPLGSGLTYSINGTTFQSGTTFVNVPAGNYTITTKSSGGCISVSGPYTVNPSPTAPSMPVVSITQPFCATTTGTITVSSPAAPGMTYSIGSGFQVSNIFTNVAPGTYVLTAQNADGCTSNKSVTINPAQALPAVASVTVVNPDCDHLKGTITIDSPIGAGLSYSINGTSFQTGTYFANIAPGNYTVTVKNSDGCTSVTPVIAIANPTPIVNAGIITGGTEVCAGETLQLANVVTGGTWSSSSPAVATISATGEVTGLSEGYTLITYDVPGTATECHNTATLLFSVNGLPDLDIHDAFLCENLTTGEYSSTTLDTGLSGGYTFTWDKDGTALPDLSAAITVDEPGVYTVTITDTTTGCTGTATSTVGVSSVPLAIVEAGSDFQNNQTITVSVTGGSGNYMYSLDGGPFQSEPYFTNIGQGEYTVTVKDTNGCGETVYSVTALNYPHFFSPNGDGERDTWNITGLSSYTTEISIFDRFGKAIAVVKPGGHGWDGTFNGAVLPATDYWFVVKYKSNGKDKEFKSHFSLIR from the coding sequence ATGAAAAACATTACCCTGCTTTGTATTTCATTATTCCTTTATACTACTTTTTCCTATGCTTCTGCCGGTTTAACGGCTCCCCCGGTAAATGACGAATGCGCTTCAGCAACCTGGCTTACGGTAAATACCGGCCAATCCTGCACTTCATCAACAGCAGCAGCATTTGCCACTGCAACCGTTTCATCCCAGGGCACTACCTGCACTACACAAAATGGTGGTGATATATGGTACCAATTCACCGCTACTTCAAGTAACCACAGTATTTCGCTTTCTAATTTTACGGGAACTCCACAACCTGCCGTTCTGGTTTTATACGAAGGCGACTGTGCTACGCTCACCCAGTTGTATTGTAGTGTAAACAATGTTATAAATGCCAATGGCCTTATTCCCGGCATGACCTACAAGCTGCGCACTTATTATAACCTCGCTTCGCCTAACAACAATTCGGGTTTCTCTATATGTGTAGCCACGCTGCCGGCACCGTCAAGCTCCAACCAGACCGATTGCCTTATAACTACCATAAATTATAGCTTCGAATCGCCGCCACCGCCTGCGCCAACCACGTTCCCGGTGTTTGTGAACCACAACGCCGTGCAGGGATGGAGGACTACCGCTTCCGACCAGATGATGGAATTTTGGGTGGTGCCCAATTACGAAAATGTTCCTTCGTATGATGGCACGCAATTCATCGAGTTGAATGCCAACCTTGTATCGGGCGTTTACCAGGACTATGCCACGCCGCAGCCCACGGTATTCAATTATGGCTTTGCCCACCGCGGCCGCCAGGGTACCGATACCTGCCAGCTGCTTGCCGGGCCTCCGGGCGGGCCATATACCTCAGTGCAGACAGCAACAACCGGAAACACGGCATGGGGCTACTATACCGGGAGCTACACGGTACCCGCAGGCCAGACTACAACAAGGTTCATATTCCAGTCGGTTTCCAGTGTGGGCGGGGCAAGCGTAGGGAACTACCTCGATGCTATATCTTTCACAGCTAATAACGGCATCCTGTCCTCCAATCCGTTCAATATGGGATGCGGTACAGGTACAGCCAATATTGCGGCGGCGGGTACCGGCACCTGGGTTGCCCATTCTGACAACCCGTCATCTACAGTGATCGCTAATCCTTCGGGCAATAACACATCCATCACAGGTTTCGGTGCACAGGGTGTTTATCATTTCGACTGGAACACCGCCTATTGCACCAGTACGCTCACTATAAATTTTGCCGGACAGGAACCGCCTGTGCCGGTTGTTGCTGATGTGACCTACTGCCAGGGACAGCAAGCCGACCCGCTAACCGCAGAGGCAGTGCCGGGCAACACGCTCAACTGGTATCCGGACGATGGGGCAGGGGGGCCGCCGGTACCATCCACTGCAGCAACAGGCACTACTACCTATTATGTAAGCCAGACATCGCCGGAAGGCTGTGAAAGTGTGGCTGAACCCATAACCGTTACCGTAAATACCGCTACACCGCCGGTAACAACCTTCAGCTTACCTGCCGATACCTGTCACGATGGTGGGAATATTACCCCTACTACTTCGACAGGGTTCACAAGCGGTGGGCAGTTCAGTTCCGCAGCAGGACTGTCTATCGACCCTGCTACCGGACAGATCAATGTGGCTTCAAGTACGCCTGGCAGTTATACGGTAACCTACGAAATTACCGAAGACCTTTCTACCTGTAGGATAGGAGGAAGCAGCACAGCGGATATTATCATAAATGATACGCCGGCTGTGCCCGATGTAACAGTAACGCAGCCTGCATGCGATGCACCCACCGGCACTATCACAGTAAATGCTCCCGTTGGAACAGGTTTATTATACAGCCTTGATGGAATGAACTACCAGCCGAACCCTGTTTTTTCAGGCCTTGCAGGCGGTAATTATAGTGTATATGTACAAAATGCCGCAGGGTGTACCTCAGCCCCTGATAATGTAACCGTAAATGCTTCGATGACCACTCCGGCAGTGGCTACCTATAATGTAGTGCAGCCGAGCTGCTCGTCTTCCACAGGCACGATCACGGTAACCGCGCCAACAGGTGCAGGACTTACCTACAGTATCGATGGAACCACTTTCCAGTCGGGTACTTCTTTTACAGGCCTTGCCGGTGGTACTGATTATGTAGTGACCGTACAAAACGCATCGGGATGTACATCCGTAACAAATCCCATCACTATAAATGCCGCACCAGTTATGCCGGATGTGCCGAATGTAAGCACCGGGCAGCCCGACTGTACCACACCTATGGGATCTATTACCGTTGAATCTCCGCTCAATGCAAGCTTTACCTATAGTATTGATGGTACGAATTATCAGCTAAACCCGGACTTTACCGGAGTTACTGCCGGTAATTATACGGTATATATAAAAAGCAGCACCGGATGTATTTCTACGCTAAGCAATGTAGTGATAGATGCATCGCCATTTACCCCTGCCGCCGCGACCTATACGGTTGTACAGCCTACATGTACTTCGGCTACGGGAACTATTAATGTAACAGCGCCTGTAGGCACAGGCTACACCTATAGTATAGACGGCACTACTTTCCAGTCGGGTACGGCTTTCAGCGGCCTTGCAGGAAATGCATCCTATACCATTACCACAAAAAATGCCGCAGGATGTGTTTCTACGTCTGCCCCCGTAACCATAAATCCGCAGCCGGCCATACCTGAGGTTGCCGATGTGACCATTGTGCAGCCCGTATGCGAAATACCTACCGGAAGTATAACGATTAACTCCCCGGTTGGAACGGCCTATACCTATAGTGTTAACGGCACATCCTATCAGGCATCGACAGAATTCGCCAACCTTGCACCTGCCGATTATACCGTGTATGTGAAGAATGCGTCAGGTTGTATCTCCCAGTTGTATCCGGCAACGATAAGTTCGGCAGCGGCGGCACCGCCTATAGCTACCCTTCAGGACCAGCATCCGGATTGTACCACCAGCACAGGTACGCTTACGGTACTCGCGCCGCTTGGCGAACAATACACGTACAGCATTGACGGTGTAAATTTCCAGGCAGGCACTGTTTTCAGCGGGCTTAATGGGGGCTCTGCCTATAGCGTAACGGTTAAGAATGCGCTGGGCTGTACTTCTATTACTGTGCCCGTTGCCATCCATACCGCGCCTGTTGTACCAACTACACCTACCGCTACTGTGGTACAGCCATCGTGTGGTGACCCTGGAAGCATAACAGTTAATTTACCTTTGGGTGCGGGTTTCACTTATAGCATTAACGGGACAACTTTCCAGCCGAACCCTGTATTTATGAACCCTGCACCGGGCAATTATACGCTTACCGTTAAAAGTTCCGGCGGGTGTACAGCTACATCAGGGCCGTATTCTATTACGCCGGGATTGGCAGGGCCGGGCGCACCTGTCCTTTCAGTAACTCAGGCTACCTGTGCCACACCGACCGGCAGCATATCGGTAGTATCGCCAATTGCAAATACGCTTACTTATAGTATCGATGGTACAACCTACGGGCCTGGCAGCGACTTCTTAAACCTTTCGCCGGGCACTTATACTGTATATGTGCAATCGCCTAACGGATGTATCAACACACAGTCGGCCACAATAGCTCCACAGCCGGTAACGCCCGCTCCCGCCGTGGCGTTTGTAACTCAGGCGGACTGTACTACCGGCGCAAATATCGTGATCACCTCGCCATTAGGGTCGGGGCTTACCTATAGCATCAACGGTACGACTTTCCAGTCCGGCACAACTTTCGTTAACGTACCTGCCGGAAATTATACCATAACCACCAAATCGTCAGGCGGGTGTATATCGGTATCCGGACCATATACCGTGAACCCTTCACCGACTGCACCGTCAATGCCTGTAGTGAGCATTACACAGCCTTTCTGTGCCACTACAACCGGGACGATAACAGTCAGTTCCCCGGCAGCACCGGGCATGACCTACAGCATCGGTTCAGGCTTCCAGGTAAGTAACATATTTACCAATGTAGCGCCGGGAACCTATGTGCTTACCGCGCAGAATGCCGATGGCTGTACTTCCAATAAAAGCGTAACCATCAATCCGGCACAGGCTTTACCTGCTGTAGCATCTGTAACGGTAGTCAATCCTGATTGCGACCATCTTAAAGGCACGATTACTATTGACTCGCCAATAGGTGCGGGGCTAAGCTACAGCATAAACGGCACCAGCTTCCAGACAGGGACGTATTTTGCCAATATTGCACCGGGCAATTATACGGTTACAGTAAAGAACAGTGATGGCTGTACATCAGTTACCCCGGTGATCGCTATTGCTAATCCTACCCCGATTGTCAATGCAGGAATCATAACCGGCGGTACCGAAGTTTGTGCGGGTGAAACATTGCAACTGGCTAATGTGGTGACAGGCGGTACATGGTCCAGCAGCAGCCCTGCCGTTGCAACGATAAGCGCTACCGGCGAAGTAACAGGCCTTAGCGAAGGTTATACCCTGATAACCTATGACGTGCCGGGCACGGCGACCGAATGCCACAATACGGCAACGCTCTTGTTCAGTGTGAATGGACTGCCGGATCTGGACATACACGATGCCTTCCTTTGCGAGAACCTTACTACGGGAGAGTACAGCAGTACCACCCTTGACACGGGTCTATCGGGAGGATATACATTTACATGGGACAAAGACGGCACTGCCTTGCCTGATTTATCGGCGGCCATTACCGTTGATGAGCCTGGTGTTTATACCGTAACTATTACCGATACCACAACAGGGTGTACAGGCACGGCGACTTCTACAGTTGGCGTTTCGTCAGTGCCATTAGCTATAGTAGAGGCAGGCAGCGATTTCCAGAACAACCAGACAATTACTGTATCAGTTACAGGCGGTTCGGGGAATTACATGTACAGCCTTGACGGCGGGCCGTTCCAGAGCGAACCTTATTTTACCAATATCGGTCAGGGGGAATATACAGTTACTGTTAAAGATACAAACGGCTGTGGCGAAACGGTGTATTCGGTAACGGCGCTCAACTACCCGCATTTCTTTAGCCCGAATGGCGATGGCGAACGCGATACCTGGAACATCACAGGGCTGAGCAGCTATACGACCGAAATCTCGATATTCGATCGTTTCGGTAAAGCGATAGCGGTAGTAAAACCGGGCGGGCATGGCTGGGATGGCACCTTCAACGGCGCAGTACTCCCCGCAACCGATTACTGGTTTGTTGTAAAGTACAAGTCCAATGGAAAGGATAAAGAGTTTAAATCACATTTTTCGTTAATACGATAA